Proteins encoded together in one Pseudomonas sp. Seg1 window:
- a CDS encoding cytosine permease — protein sequence MSSSNAGQSAGQLETRGIEPVPEAECNGHPLQLFWVWFAANISILGLPLGATLVAFRGLAIWQAIIVAIIGAAGSFAVVGIISIAGRRGRAPSLTLSRAIFGVRGNIGPTLVSLMSRLGWETVNTTTAAFVLLSLCSILFGSPVEAKSAPLLTLIFIAIFVLLTLSVSGLGHATLLVIQKWATYVFGALNILVGGFLCATIDWSAVFNATPAPMSAMIIGIGTMAAGTGIGWANAGADMSRYQHRSVKAVRLVASAAFGAGIPLVLLITLGGLLSVGNNDLASATDPIVAIRDMLPTWMAVPYLITAFGGLLLSNNLSVYSAGLTTLTLGLKVKRVYAVVVDIVAIFAGSIYFMLIADSFYGPFITFISLLAVPITAWVGIFVVDLIHRHYYSANDLLDVSPSSAYWYRGGIEWRAFGAWAIAIVLGFSFTTIGTTAENVWFKGFLSDSWLGHNGLGWIVTFVVAGGIYLVLGGAKDRRAAQVENAHA from the coding sequence ATGAGTTCATCAAACGCCGGGCAAAGCGCCGGGCAACTGGAAACCCGCGGCATCGAACCGGTGCCGGAAGCCGAGTGCAACGGGCATCCACTGCAACTGTTCTGGGTCTGGTTCGCTGCCAACATTTCCATTCTCGGTTTGCCGCTGGGGGCCACACTGGTCGCGTTTCGCGGGCTGGCGATCTGGCAGGCGATCATCGTGGCGATAATCGGCGCCGCCGGTTCGTTCGCCGTGGTCGGGATCATCTCGATTGCCGGTCGTCGTGGTCGCGCGCCGAGCCTGACCTTGTCGCGTGCGATCTTCGGCGTGCGCGGCAATATCGGCCCGACGCTGGTCTCGCTGATGTCGCGACTGGGCTGGGAAACCGTCAACACCACCACCGCCGCCTTCGTGCTGCTGTCGCTGTGCTCGATCCTGTTCGGCTCGCCGGTCGAGGCGAAAAGTGCGCCGCTGCTGACGCTGATCTTCATCGCGATTTTTGTGCTGCTGACCTTGTCGGTTTCCGGCCTTGGCCACGCCACGTTGCTGGTGATCCAGAAGTGGGCGACCTACGTGTTCGGCGCGCTGAATATTCTGGTCGGCGGTTTCCTCTGCGCCACCATCGACTGGAGCGCGGTGTTCAACGCCACGCCTGCACCGATGAGCGCGATGATCATCGGCATCGGCACCATGGCCGCCGGTACCGGTATCGGTTGGGCCAACGCAGGTGCCGACATGTCGCGCTATCAGCACCGCAGTGTCAAAGCCGTGCGCCTAGTCGCTTCCGCCGCGTTTGGCGCGGGCATCCCGCTGGTGCTGCTGATCACCCTCGGCGGTTTGCTGTCGGTAGGCAACAATGATCTGGCCTCGGCGACTGACCCGATCGTGGCGATCCGCGACATGCTGCCGACGTGGATGGCCGTGCCGTACCTGATCACCGCGTTCGGCGGCCTGCTGCTGTCGAACAACCTCTCGGTGTACTCCGCCGGTTTGACCACGCTGACCCTGGGCCTGAAGGTCAAACGCGTCTACGCCGTGGTGGTCGACATCGTGGCGATCTTCGCTGGTTCGATCTACTTCATGCTGATCGCCGACAGCTTCTACGGCCCGTTCATTACCTTCATTTCCCTGCTGGCGGTGCCGATCACCGCGTGGGTCGGGATCTTCGTGGTCGACCTGATTCATCGTCACTACTACAGCGCCAACGATTTGCTCGATGTCAGCCCAAGCAGCGCTTATTGGTATCGCGGCGGCATCGAGTGGCGCGCGTTCGGCGCGTGGGCGATTGCCATCGTGCTCGGTTTCAGCTTCACCACCATTGGCACCACCGCTGAAAACGTCTGGTTCAAGGGCTTTCTGTCCGACTCGTGGCTGGGCCACAACGGCCTCGGCTGGATCGTGACGTTCGTGGTCGCCGGTGGCATTTATCTAGTCCTCGGCGGGGCGAAAGATCGCCGTGCCGCGCAAGTCGAGAACGCACATGCCTAA
- a CDS encoding HD domain-containing protein — protein sequence MSATAFAPLMDLAAELLPHALEPSDDGAHDLAHLQRVWHNVRTLHAEEGGDLEVLLAAVLLHDCVAVEKNSPLRAQASRLAAEKASVALAEMNWPGEQISKVAHAIEAHSFSANITPLTLEAKIVQDADRLDSLGMLGVARTFYVAGRMGSALYDPVDPEAKQRDYDDKRFCLDHFQTKLLHLAEGFQTAAGQRLARDRHQRLKGFMEQFKEEIGIV from the coding sequence ATGTCAGCTACAGCTTTTGCACCTTTGATGGATCTCGCCGCCGAATTGCTGCCCCACGCTCTGGAACCCTCAGACGACGGTGCCCACGACCTCGCGCATCTCCAGCGTGTTTGGCACAACGTGCGCACTTTGCACGCTGAGGAAGGTGGCGACCTGGAGGTGTTGCTGGCGGCCGTGCTGCTCCACGATTGCGTCGCCGTCGAAAAGAACTCGCCGCTGCGCGCGCAGGCCTCGCGGCTGGCGGCGGAAAAAGCTTCGGTGGCACTCGCCGAGATGAATTGGCCGGGCGAACAAATCAGCAAAGTCGCCCACGCCATCGAAGCCCACAGTTTCTCCGCCAACATCACCCCGCTGACCCTCGAAGCAAAAATCGTCCAGGACGCCGACCGTCTCGACTCGCTGGGCATGCTCGGCGTCGCCCGCACGTTCTACGTCGCCGGGCGCATGGGTTCTGCGCTGTACGACCCCGTGGATCCTGAAGCGAAACAACGCGACTACGATGACAAGCGTTTTTGCCTCGATCATTTCCAGACCAAACTGTTGCACCTCGCCGAGGGTTTCCAGACTGCCGCCGGCCAGCGCCTGGCGCGAGACCGCCATCAACGCCTGAAAGGTTTCATGGAGCAGTTCAAGGAAGAGATCGGCATCGTCTAG
- a CDS encoding PfkB family carbohydrate kinase: MPKMLHTGQVIIDLVMAVEKLPQIGGDVLAQSAGFEAGGGFNVMAAAVRNGLPVVYLGRHGSGRFGDLARQSMNAEGIHIGIIEPAQRDTGLCVALTDASAERSFISYIGAEGEVTIDDLNSVAAEAGDYVYLSGYSLLHEGKAQALLDWTLALPDSINVVFDPGPLVESPDSPLMQALLPRIDVWTSNSVEALRFTGAEDIGCALDRLAEHLPDEVLMVVRDGPQGCWIHQRGERRHVPGFAVKAVDSNGAGDAHAGVFVAGLARGLSAHEAARRANAAAALAVTRWGPATSPGSAEVDALISKTFGD; the protein is encoded by the coding sequence ATGCCTAAGATGTTGCACACCGGCCAGGTCATCATTGACCTGGTCATGGCCGTGGAAAAACTGCCGCAGATTGGTGGCGACGTGCTCGCGCAATCCGCCGGTTTCGAGGCCGGTGGCGGTTTCAACGTGATGGCGGCAGCGGTGCGTAATGGTTTACCGGTCGTCTACCTGGGTCGCCATGGCAGCGGTCGTTTCGGCGATCTGGCGCGGCAGTCGATGAACGCTGAGGGCATTCACATCGGCATCATTGAGCCTGCGCAGCGCGACACCGGTTTGTGCGTGGCGCTGACCGATGCGTCGGCCGAGCGCAGTTTCATTTCTTACATCGGCGCCGAAGGAGAGGTGACGATTGATGATCTGAACAGCGTCGCGGCCGAAGCGGGCGATTACGTTTACCTCAGCGGCTACAGCCTGTTGCATGAGGGCAAGGCGCAGGCGCTGCTTGACTGGACGCTGGCGCTGCCGGACTCGATCAACGTGGTGTTCGATCCGGGCCCGCTGGTGGAGTCGCCGGATTCGCCACTAATGCAGGCATTGTTGCCGCGCATTGATGTGTGGACCAGCAACAGTGTCGAGGCTTTGCGCTTTACCGGCGCTGAAGATATCGGCTGCGCACTGGATCGTCTCGCTGAGCACCTGCCCGACGAGGTGCTGATGGTGGTGCGCGATGGGCCGCAGGGGTGCTGGATTCACCAGCGGGGCGAGCGGCGGCATGTACCGGGATTTGCCGTAAAAGCAGTAGACAGCAATGGTGCCGGGGATGCGCATGCCGGGGTATTTGTGGCCGGGTTGGCGCGGGGTTTGTCTGCCCATGAAGCAGCCCGGCGGGCGAATGCCGCGGCGGCACTGGCAGTGACACGCTGGGGGCCGGCCACTTCGCCGGGGAGCGCTGAGGTTGATGCGTTAATCAGCAAGACTTTCGGTGACTGA
- a CDS encoding MFS transporter, giving the protein MSPATPQVSGKLFGLFCLASYLLSLSYGSTFLLSLLISSRGGNEHDAGSVISAAMFSTFVAVLVSGHLSDLLGAARSIALFGVLLVAASLGFALTPGCGLLLLFFGLLLGLGWGVFYTLGPIIVASLVSPAQRARYFALLSGSMMTGIGSGPLLGRAASAMGLPVTSAFYLAALASLIGVLLFWLLGSRLHSTQTSSAAKITWRATTQVLGSRALFPIIMVGLGGCVFGGLSSFQTSYAAARSLDYSLFFLGFMSAAISSRMLIAGFVVKRDPLRASCLLSGLMLAAIVLFAFGVHSAFSYLLAALMLGVGYGLTYSVINGLAANEAPTGTTSQALLLFSLSYFIGVFGFPLLAGKIIVEHGMTTLLLTVLLVALANWLITVGRLFWRRINVKTVAASQTVRRS; this is encoded by the coding sequence ATGTCGCCAGCCACACCTCAGGTCTCAGGCAAGCTGTTCGGCCTGTTCTGTCTCGCCAGTTATCTGTTGTCGCTGTCCTACGGCTCGACGTTTTTGCTGTCGTTGTTGATCAGCTCTCGCGGCGGCAACGAACACGACGCCGGCAGTGTGATTTCGGCGGCGATGTTCAGCACGTTTGTGGCGGTGCTGGTGTCCGGGCATCTCTCGGATCTGCTCGGTGCGGCACGTTCGATTGCGTTGTTCGGCGTGCTGTTGGTGGCGGCCAGTCTGGGCTTTGCGCTGACGCCGGGGTGTGGCCTGCTGTTGTTGTTTTTCGGCTTGCTGCTGGGCCTGGGCTGGGGCGTGTTCTACACCTTGGGGCCAATCATTGTCGCGAGCCTGGTGAGTCCGGCGCAGCGGGCCAGGTATTTCGCCTTGCTGTCGGGCAGCATGATGACCGGCATCGGCAGCGGCCCGTTGCTCGGGCGGGCGGCGAGTGCCATGGGTTTGCCGGTGACATCGGCGTTTTATCTGGCCGCGTTGGCGAGTCTGATTGGCGTGCTGTTGTTCTGGCTGCTCGGCTCGAGATTGCACAGTACTCAAACCTCCAGCGCGGCAAAAATCACTTGGCGCGCAACCACACAAGTGCTGGGTTCACGCGCGCTGTTCCCGATCATCATGGTCGGCCTCGGTGGCTGCGTGTTCGGCGGTCTGTCGAGTTTTCAGACCAGTTACGCCGCCGCCCGCTCGCTGGATTATTCGCTGTTCTTCCTCGGGTTCATGAGCGCGGCGATCAGCAGCCGGATGCTGATCGCAGGCTTCGTGGTCAAGCGTGACCCGCTGCGTGCGTCGTGCCTGCTGTCGGGGTTGATGCTGGCTGCGATTGTGCTGTTCGCTTTTGGCGTACACAGCGCTTTCAGTTATCTGCTGGCAGCGCTGATGCTCGGCGTCGGTTACGGCCTCACTTATTCGGTGATCAATGGCCTCGCCGCCAACGAAGCGCCAACCGGCACCACATCGCAGGCCTTGCTGCTGTTCAGTCTTTCGTACTTCATCGGCGTGTTCGGCTTTCCCTTGCTGGCGGGGAAAATCATTGTTGAACATGGCATGACGACGTTGTTGTTGACCGTGCTGCTGGTTGCGCTGGCGAACTGGCTGATCACCGTCGGGCGTTTGTTCTGGCGGCGGATCAACGTCAAAACCGTGGCAGCGAGTCAGACCGTTCGTCGTTCATGA